CCCCCGGCGTGCGGGTGTTGCTGGTGACCCGTCCGGTGGATTTCCGCAAGGGCGCGCACGGGCTGGCGGCGCTGGCGGCGGAGGTGCTGGACCGCGGCTTTGCCCACGACGAGGCATTTTTGCTCGCCGACTACGCGGCGCAATCGTTTGGGGTGTTTCAGGAGCCGCCGGCTGGCTCTTTCACCCCAGCCAAACCCTGACCGACGAGGAGGATGGCAGCTTCACTGTCCGCTTTCGCGCTGGTGGGCTGCGGGAAATCTGTTGGCATCGGTTTACATGGAGCGATACGGTAACGATCATCGCGCCGGCGGCGTTGCGGCAGGAGATGCGGGAGATGCTGAGGGTGGCGTCGCAAGGGCATGGCTTCAATCACGAATCTGCCGGCGAGTTGGGGGAAAAGCGGGATGACTGAGGAAGAAATCAATGAACTCCTGCAGCAGTTTCCGGAGATGCGCAAGCTGGTAGCGCACCTTCTGCGCAGGCATGTCGACACGATTTTGAACGTGGGCGGTCGCGGCTATTACGAAAACCCGATGTCCGATCTTTTGGCGTTTTTTCTTGATCCCAGCGCCTGCCATGGGCTCGGCGATCTGGTGTTGTCGACCCTTCTGCGCTCCCTCGAAAGAAACGATTTAAATCCTATCTTGACGGGGCCTCCGATCCGGGAAGACGTGAACCGCATTGACATCGTGTTGCCGAGTGAAAATTTCGTTATCGCGATCGAGAACAAAATCCACCACGGGCCGAACAACCCTTTTGATGCTTACCGAGAGGCGATCAATCGCCAATATGCTAAAATCCCAGAAAAAAATCGGATTTTCTGTCTTCTCGCCCCGCGCCAGCCGCACCCAGCCATACCCTGTTGGCAATGGCTAGACACCAGGCGCCTTATCGCGCTGATTTGGGAAGAGCTGGGACACCGTCAGAGACACGTCGAGCACACAAAATGGGTGCTTCTACTTCAGGAGTTCCTTAAAACCGTCGAGCAAGAGACCATGCCAATCATGAATGATTACCAATTCGGAGAGATTGCAGATAATTATAAACAGTTTGCAAAATTTGAGCGACTTCGTTGGCAGTTTATAGATTCTTTAAAAGAAAAACTAAGAGAATTAGCATTGCAAATTGTACCTATAGGCGGTCTATCGGAAGAAGTACAAAAGTGGGGTAATGCAATTGCTATTTCCATAATGCCCTATGCCG
This portion of the Acidibrevibacterium fodinaquatile genome encodes:
- a CDS encoding WCX domain-containing protein; protein product: MTDEEDGSFTVRFRAGGLREICWHRFTWSDTVTIIAPAALRQEMREMLRVASQGHGFNHESAGELGEKRDD
- a CDS encoding PD-(D/E)XK nuclease family protein, with translation MTEEEINELLQQFPEMRKLVAHLLRRHVDTILNVGGRGYYENPMSDLLAFFLDPSACHGLGDLVLSTLLRSLERNDLNPILTGPPIREDVNRIDIVLPSENFVIAIENKIHHGPNNPFDAYREAINRQYAKIPEKNRIFCLLAPRQPHPAIPCWQWLDTRRLIALIWEELGHRQRHVEHTKWVLLLQEFLKTVEQETMPIMNDYQFGEIADNYKQFAKFERLRWQFIDSLKEKLRELALQIVPIGGLSEEVQKWGNAIAISIMPYAGNLQKISFLLYDGQVPNEPRYAIQLYSLAELVGFPHVSNWRETVNGNQLYVYRNDYNDLDAAFGGFQQALTAIL